One segment of Coffea arabica cultivar ET-39 chromosome 7c, Coffea Arabica ET-39 HiFi, whole genome shotgun sequence DNA contains the following:
- the LOC113701699 gene encoding protein SLOW GREEN 1, chloroplastic — protein sequence MIQSPSSVDSQMASSSVTNFFPYIHSNFCRIPRIGYPTSQISPRPLLTLTPTHSRKSPCFRLKTGISPKPISNVPLKTLPLPIQKNASRIFTEKIVTVLLGSFIFMGSLRAGPVVALPNVQESSKSETFEEKGEARIGEGEEDEEMYLKLLEQNPRDVEALKIVVNVKMKKGKTKGAVEYVERLIKVQPNEMEWRLLQALCYERMGQFSMARRLFKDILKQRPLLLRALHGLAMVMHKNHEGPAVFEMLDRALELARSEKKVNEERNIRILTAQMHVVKGELEEALEKFQALINENPRDFRPYLCQGIVYSLLDKEKEALEQFEIYQSLVPEEFPQKKFLDDVILSARTESKQQLEEELQS from the exons ATGATACAAAGCCCCAGCTCCGTTGATTCCCAAATGGCTTCTTCCTCTGTCACCAATTTCTTTCCTTATATACACTCAAATTTCTGTAGGATTCCAAGAATTGGTTACCCCACTTCACAAATTTCACCCAGACCACTACTCACACTCACCCCAACCCATTCAAGGAAATCACCCTGTTTTCGCCTCAAAACAGGCATTTCACCAAAACCCATCTCAAATGTTCCACTAAAAACCTTACCTTTACCAATCCAGAAGAATGCTTCAAGAATTTTCACTGAAAAGATTGTGACTGTACTGCTTGGATCATTTATTTTCATGGGTAGCTTAAGAGCTGGGCCTGTTGTGGCACTACCAAATGTTCAAGAAAGTAGTAAAAGTGAAACTTTTGAGGAAAAAGGAGAGGCTCGGATTGGGGAAGGTGAGGAGGATGAAGAGATGTATCTAAAGTTATTGGAGCAAAATCCAAGAGATGTTGAGGCTTTAAAGATAGTTGTGAATGTGAAGATGAAGAAAGGGAAGACGAAAGGGGCTGTAGAGTATGTTGAAAGGTTAATAAAGGTTCAGCCTAATGAAATGGAATGGAGGCTTTTGCAGGCTCTTTGTTATGAGAGGATGGGTCAGTTTAGTATGGCCAGGAGGTTGTTCAAGGATATTTTGAAGCAGAGGCCTCTTTTGCTCAGAGCTTTGCAC GGTTTAGCAATGGTGATGCACAAGAATCATGAAGGACCAGCTGTCTTTGAGATGCTGGACAGGGCTCTGGAATTGGCTCGTTCCGAGAAAAAAGTCAATGAGGAGAGGAACATAAGAATACTAACTGCACAGATGCATGTAGTAAAG GGGGAATTAGAGGAGGCCTTGGAAAAGTTTCAAGCTCTTATTAATGAGAACCCAAGGGATTTTCGCCCTTATCTTTGCCAA GGTATAGTTTACAGCCTGCTTGACAAAGAGAAGGAAGCTCTAGAACAGTTTGAGATATATCAAAGTCTTGTACCTGAAGAATTTCCACAGAAAAAGTTCCTTGATGATGTGATTTTGTCAGCCAGAACAGAATCAAAGCAACAGCTTGAGGAGGAGTTGCAAAGCTGA
- the LOC140010730 gene encoding RNA cytidine acetyltransferase 1-like has translation MRKKVDERIRTLIENGVKTRHRSMFVIVGDKSRDQIVNLHYMLSKAVVKTRPTVLWCYKDKLELSSHKKKRAKQIKKLMQRGLLDPEKVDPFSLFVETGGITYCLYKDSERILGNTFGMCILQDFEALTPNLLARTIETVEGGGLIVLLLRSLSSLTSLCTMVMDVHERFRTESHSQATGRFNERFLLSLASCKACVVMDDELNILPISSHMKSVTPVPVREDSEGLSEAERDLKNLKEQLTDDFPVGPLIKKCCTLDQGKAVITFLDSVLDKTLRSTVALLAARGRGKSAALGLAIAGAIAAGYSNIFVTAPSPENLKTLFEFVCKGFDILEYKEHLDYDVVRSTNPEFKKATVRINIYKQHRQTIQYVQPHEHEKLSQVELLVIDEAAAIPLPVVKSLLGPYLIFLSSTVNGYEGTGRSLSLKLLQQLEEQSQMSNKNVESTLSGRLFKKIELGESIRYASGDPIESWLHALLCLDATNAVPNIIRLPSPSECDLYYVNRDTLFSYHRDSELFLQRMMALYVASHYKNSPNDLQLMADAPAHHLFVLLGPVDESKNHLPDILCVVQVSLEGQISRKSAIRSLSDGHQPFGDQIPWKFCQQFRDSVFPSLSGARIVRIATHPSAMKLGYGSTAVELLTRYFEGQLTSIAELDVEDTQESPQVRVTEAAEKVSLLEENIRPRTDLPPLLVHLRERKPEKLHYIGVSFGLTQDLFRFWRKHKFGPFYIGHIPSNVTGEHTCMVLKPLNNDDIEASESDEWGFFGPFYQDYRRRFAELLGFGFHSMEYKLAMSILDPKINFTEVDPVLHSSNEFLKSTGEIVTPDDMKRLEAYTNNLADFRMILDIVPKLARLYFLEKLPVTLSYTQASVLLCMGLQRKDISVIEGEMKLEGQQILSLFIKVMKKFYKYLYSVASNEIDSTMPRLKEISLNPHSISIDEDLDEAAKKVQDDMNAKMDGFLKPELLQQYAIVDREADFEHALQNGSGKVLPGGLISVKSHRDKAAKHGKKNDSQKGGKKRNKDDHGSKSNKKRKA, from the exons atgaggaagaaagtcgACGAACGCATCAGAACTCTGATAGAAAACGGCGTTAAAACTCGCCACCGGTCCATGTTCGTCATCGTCGGAGATAAATCTCGTGACCAG ATTGTGAATTTGCATTACATGTTGAGTAAAGCTGTGGTGAAGACGCGGCCGACTGTGTTGTGGTGTTACAAAGACAAGCTTGAGCTCAGCAG TCATAAGAAAAAACGTGCAAAGCAAATAAAGAAGCTGATGCAAAGGGGGCTTCTAGATCCGGAGAAAGTTGATCCCTTTTCACTTTTTGTTGAAACTGGAGGAATCACATATTGCTTGTATAAAGATTCTGAAAGGATTCTTGGAAATACATTTGGCATGTGTATATTACAG GATTTTGAGGCTTTGACACCAAATCTTCTTGCAAGAACAATAGAAACAGTTGAAGGTGGTGGATTGATCGTATTGCTGCTGCGCTCCCTATCCTCGCTTACGAGCCTTTGCACCATGGTTATG GATGTCCACGAAAGATTCCGTACTGAGTCTCATTCTCAGGCCACTGGTCGATTTAATGAGCGCTTCTTACTTTCTCTTGCATCTTGCAAAGCATGTGTGGTTATGGATGACGAATTGAATATCTTGCCAATTTCTTCGCATATGAAGTCAGTTACACCTGTTCCAGTTCGAGAG GACTCTGAAGGGCTTTCTGAAGCTGAACGAGACCTAAAGAATTTGAAAGAACAATTGACTGATGATTTCCCTGTCGGTCCTCTGATTAAAAAATGCTGTACATTGGACCAG GGAAAAGCCGTTATTACATTTCTTGATTCAGTTTTGGACAAGACGCTTCGTAGCACAGTTGCTTTACTTGCAGCTCGTGGTCGTGGGAAGTCAGCTGCTCTTGGTCTAGCAATTGCTGGAGCTATTGCAGCAGG GTATTCGAATATTTTTGTCACTGCACCAAGTCCTGAGAATCTGAAAACCTTGTTTGAGTTTGTATGCAAAGGATTCGATATACTTGAGTATAAG GAGCATTTAGATTATGACGTGGTCAGGAGTACAAACCCAGAATTCAAAAAAGCGACTGTGAGGATCAATATCTACAAGCAGCACCGTCAGACAATTCAG TATGTACAACCGCATGAACATGAAAAACTCTCCCAGGTCGAGTTGCTTGTGATTGATGAAGCAGCTGCTATTCCATTGCCAGTTGTCAAGTCTTTGCTTGGTCCATACCTCATCTTCCTTTCATCCACTGTTAATGG TTACGAAGGTACTGGGCGGTCTTTATCACTGAAGCTGCTGCAGCAACTTGAGGAGCAAAGTCAAATGTCAAATAAAAATGTAGAGAGCACCCTATCTG GTCGGCTTTTCAAAAAGATAGAATTAGGTGAATCTATCAGATACGCTTCTGGTGATCCAATTGAATCGTGGCTTCATGCTTTACTTTGTTTGGATGCGACAAATGCTGTCCCAAATATCATCAG GTTACCATCACCAAGTGAGTGTGATCTCTACTATGTTAATCGGGATACCCTTTTCTCGTATCATAGAGACAGTGAGCTATTTTTGCAG CGGATGATGGCCCTATACGTTGCTTCTCACTACAAGAACTCTCCAAATGATCTACAACTAATGGCAGATGCTCCAGCTCACCACTTGTTTGTGCTACTTG GTCCTGTTGATGAGTCAAAAAATCATCTTCCTGATATTTTGTGCGTTGTCCAG GTTTCTCTTGAAGGGCAAATTTCTCGTAAATCTGCAATTAGAAGCCTAAGTGATGGTCATCAGCCCTTTGGAGACCAAATACCTTGGAAATTTTGTCAGCAGTTTCGGGACTCAGTTTTCCCAAGTCTTTCAGGTGCTCGCATAGTACGTATTGCAACCCATCCAAGTGCAATGAAG CTTGGCTATGGGTCTACTGCTGTTGAACTTTTAACAAG GTACTTCGAAGGGCAATTGACTTCAATCGCTGAACTTGATGTTGAAGACACACAGGAAAGTCCACAAGTTAGAGTTACTGAGGCTGCAGAAAAG GTCTCTTTGTTAGAAGAAAATATAAGACCTAGGACAGACCTTCCCCCTCTCCTTGTGCATCTTCGTGAAAGAAAGCCTGAAAAGCTTCACTATATTGGTGTGTCATTTGGGCTTACCCAGGATCTTTTTCGATTTTGGAGGAAACATAAATTTGGTCCGTTCTACATTGGACATATTCCA AGTAATGTGACTGGTGAGCATACATGCATGGTTCTGAAGCCATTAAATAATGATGATATCGAAGCTAGTGAATCTGATGAGTGGGGCTTTTTTGGCCCTTTCTACCAAG ATTACAGGAGGCGATTCGCAGAACTATTAGGTTTCGGCTTCCATTCCATGGAATACAAGCTTGCAATGAG TATCCTGGATCCAAAAATTAACTTCACTGAGGTGGACCCTGTTTTGCACTCTTCAAACGAATTTTTAAAGTCAACTGGAGAAATTGTGACTCCAGATGATATGAAGCGACTGGAAGCTTACACAAACAATCTTGCTGATTTTCGCATG ATTCTAGACATTGTGCCGAAGCTTGCACGTCTTTATTTCCTGGAGAAGCTACCTGTTACGCTATCATATACCCAGGCTTCTGTTTTGCTTTGCATGGGCTTGCAGAGAAAGGACATATCTGTTATTGAG GGAGAAATGAAGTTGGAAGGGCAGCAAATTTTGTCGTTGTTTATTAAAGTGATGAAGAAGTTCTACAAATATCTTTATAGTGTAGCATCCAATGAGATTGATTCAACCATGCCTCGACTTAAAGAA ATTTCTTTGAATCCTCACAGTATCTCTATTGATGAAGATCTTGATGAAGCAGCAAAAAAAGTTCag GATGACATGAATGCGAAGATGGACGGGTTTTTAAAGCCAGAGCTTCTCCAGCAGTATGCCATTGTAGACAGAGAGGCTGATTTTGAACATGCTTTACAAAATGGTAGTGGGAAGGTGCTTCCTGGTGGTCTCATTAGTGTGAAATCCCACAGAGATAAGGCAGCAAAGCATGGGAAGAAAAATGACAGCCAAAAGGgtgggaagaaaagaaacaaggatGATCACGGATCAAAGTCAAATAAGAAGAGGAAGGCTTGA